From a single Lolium rigidum isolate FL_2022 chromosome 7, APGP_CSIRO_Lrig_0.1, whole genome shotgun sequence genomic region:
- the LOC124669675 gene encoding uncharacterized protein LOC124669675 has product MASVSLKLFVHSVHSVRQIHQRVLGLYQKRRAPAFINIQAAVLTSVTVKPAQQRYTPIDQPSCYLLPLLHAQILCFLASIPHTQSLFLFHLLAMHGSQPSAA; this is encoded by the exons ATGGCCTCTGTTTCCCTGAAGCTCTTCGTCCACTCCGTCCACTCCGTCCGTCAG ATCCATCAGCGTGTCCTTGGTCTGTATCAAAAACGACGCGCGCCTGCATTCATCAATATCCAAGCAGCAGTATTG ACTTCAGTGACAGTGAAACCAGCCCAGCAGCGCTACACTCCCATCGACCAACCTAGCTGCTATCTTTTGCCTTTGCTCCACGCACAGATCCTATGTTTCCTTGCCAGCATTCCACATACACAATCACTTTTCCTTTTTCACTTGCTAGCTATGCACGGCAGCCAACCATCAGCAGCTTGA